In Hypomesus transpacificus isolate Combined female chromosome 25, fHypTra1, whole genome shotgun sequence, one DNA window encodes the following:
- the acadvl gene encoding very long-chain specific acyl-CoA dehydrogenase, mitochondrial: MLLRKVSQNPAMCSSILRISPALVGRGARSTAGALVTVQNARPYASQTAEAVLEKPKMGSDTSTSKATVDKTSLSTESKSFAVNMFKGQISTAQVFPYPAVLDEEQEQFLRELVGPVTKFFEEVNDPMKNDTLEKVEDHTMEGLKEMGAFGLQVPTDLGGLGLNNTQYARLVEIVGMHDLGVGITLGAHQSIGFKGILLFGNPSQKEKYLPKLATGETIAAFCLTEPASGSDAASITTTAVQSPCGQYFTLNGSKIWISNGGLAEIFTVFAKTPVKDPKTGQMKDKITAFVVERSFGGITHGPPEKKMGIKASNTAEVYFENVRVPADCVLGEVGGGFKVAMNILNNGRFGMAAALSGTMKGVISRAVDHATNRTQFGSKIHNYGAIQEKVARMAMLHYVTESMAYMVSGNMDSGAKEFQIEAAISKIFASEAAWTVTDECIQVMGGMGFMKDAGVERVMRDLRIFRIFEGTNDILRLFVALNGFQNAGNHLKSLQKALKNPLGNAGVLAGEISKRARRKAGFGTGLTLQGTVHPELAHSAELTVKAIEQFGVVVEELLLKHGKKILDEQFVLKRVADSAIELYAMVVVLSRASRSLSQGHPSAQHEKVLCETWCVEAHERTMQDVQSLRSCRSTQLFQNLRAISAAVVENEGVVYPHPLGF, encoded by the exons ATGTTACTGCGGAAAGTGAGCCAAAACCCTGCTATGTGCAGCTCTATTCTACGTATTTCACCTGCCTTAGTTGGACGGGG AGCCAGAAGTACAGCCGGTGCCTTGGTAACAGTTCAGAATGCCCGTCCCTACGCATCTCAAACTGCGGAG GCTGTTCTGGAGAAACCTAAAATGGGTAGTGACACCTCCACCTCCAAAGCTACTGTGGACAAGACATCTCTCAGCACA GAATCCAAGTCGTTTGCCGTCAACATGTTCAAGGGTCAGATCAGTACAGCTCAGGTGTTCCCCTACCCCGCCG TGTTGGACGAGGAACAGGAACAGTTCCTCAGAGAACTGGTCGGACCCGTGACCAAGTTTTTCGAG GAGGTGAACGACCCCATGAAGAACGACActctggagaaggtggaggaccACACCATGGAGGGTCTCAAGGAGATGGGGGCCTTTGGTCTCCAGGTGCCCACTGACCTAGGAGGCCTGGGGctcaacaacacacag TATGCCAGGTTGGTGGAGATCGTGGGCATGCACGACCTTGGCGTTGGCATCACCCTGGGTGCCCACCAGTCCATCGGCTTCAAGGGCATCCTGCTGTTTGGCAACCCTTCCCAGAAAGAGAAGTACCTTCCCAAGCTGGCCACGG GAGAGACAATAGCAGCGTTCTGTCTGACGGAGCCAGCCAGTGGTTCTGATGCTGCTTCTATCACGACCACGGCAGTCCAGTCTCCCTGTGGACAGTACTTCACTCTCAACGGCAGCAAGATCTGGATCAG TAACGGAGGTCTGGCAGAGATCTTTACTGTGTTCGCCAAGACCCCAGTGAAAGACCCCAAGACAGGACAGATGAAGGATAAAATCACAGCCTTTGTGGTGGAGAGGAGCTTCGGGGGAATCACACA tGGCCCACCAGAGAAGAAGATGGGCATCAAGGCGTCCAACACGGCGGAGGTGTACTTTGAGAACGTGCGTGTGCCCGCCGATTGCGTTCTGGGAGAGGTGGGCGGCGGCTTCAAGGTGGCCATGAACATCCTGAACAACGGACGCTTCGGCATGGCCGCTGCCCTGTCCGGCACCATGAAGGGTGTCATCAGCAGGGCT GTGGACCACGCGACCAACAGAACCCAGTTTGGCAGCAAGATCCACAACTATGGTGCCATCCAGGAGAAGGTGGCACGCATGGCCATGCTGCACTACGTCACCGAG TCCATGGCCTACATGGTCAGTGGCAACATGGACAGTGGGGCGAAGGAGTTCCAGATCGAGGCGGCCATCAGCAAGATCTTTGCCTCC gaagcAGCCTGGACAGTAACAGATGAGTGTATTCAAGTCATGGGCGGAATGGGTTTCATGAAG GACGCAGGAGTTGAGAGAGTGATGAGAGACCTGAGAATATTCCGGATCTTTGAAGGCACCAACGACATTCTTCGGCTCTTTGTGGCTCTCAATGGCTTCCAG AATGCTGGTAACCATCTGAAGAGCTTGCAGAAGGCTTTGAAGAACCCACTGGGCAATGCTGGGGTGTTGGCTGGTGAGATCTCCAAGAGGGCCAGGAG GAAGGCAGGCTTTGGCACAGGACTGACTCTTCAGGGAACCGTGCATCCAGAGCTGGCGCACAGCGCAGAACtg aCGGTGAAGGCCATTGAGCAGTTTGGCGTCGTTGTGGAGGAGCTTCTGCTCAAGCACGGAAAGAAGATTCTAG AtgagcagtttgttctgaagAGAGTGGCAGACAGTGCCATCGAACTGTACGCCATGGTGGTTGTCCTGTCCag GGCGTCTCGTTCTCTGAGTCAGGGTCACCCCTCCGCCCAGCATGAGAAGGTGCTGTGTGAGACCTGGTGTGTCGAG
- the dvl2 gene encoding LOW QUALITY PROTEIN: segment polarity protein dishevelled homolog DVL-2 (The sequence of the model RefSeq protein was modified relative to this genomic sequence to represent the inferred CDS: deleted 1 base in 1 codon), with protein MAETKIIYHIDEEETPYLVKIPIPAENITLLDFKQVLNKPNYKLFFKSMDQDFGVVKEEISDESAKLPCFNGRVVSWLVSSDTPTVELPAAALPPPAEIRPQPSPPPPPLPPPPVERTGGIGDSRPPSFHPNAAGSVGSVDTLDDQTETESVVSFRRERPRHRDGMEQHGPRVNGQSRLERHLAGYESASTVMSSELDTTSFCDSDDDDTMSRFSSSTEQSTASRLLKRHRRRRKQRPPRLERASSFSSVTDSTMSLNIITVTLNMEKYNFLGISIVGQSNERGDGGIYIGSIMKGGAVAADGRIEPGDMLLQVNDINFENMSNDDAVRVLREIVHKPGPIILTVAKCWDPSPQGYFTLPRNEPIRPIDPAAWVSHSVALTGVYPPYPGSSSLSTITSSSSVTETERFDDFNLSLHSDMASVAKAMASPESGLEVRDRMWLKITIPNAFLGSDVVEWLYHHIEGFQDRREARKYASNLLKAGFIRHTVNKITFSEQCYYIFGDFSDCENYMANLSLNDNDGSSGASDQDTLAPLPLPGATPWPLMHTFPYQPYPNHPYTSQPPPYHELTSYSYAPGSTGSQHSEGSRSSGSTRSEGERRRGTKGPGSSAGGGEKSPSGGGGGGADSRSGSGSESDYSTRSSLRRDHGSATPSEHSHASSQRSHHHRPPPPPHMSPYPPGIPLPYNPMMVMMVPQHPHAHTVMGPPHLHAHPHPQQLHSTPPHPALPPPPSSTPGGPPGAPPTRDLASVPPELTASRQSFHLAMGNPSEFFVDVM; from the exons ATGGCAGAAACCAAAATAATATACCATATCGACGAAGAGGAGACGCCATACTTGGTGAAGATACCCATTCCTGCCGAAAACATTACCTTGTTGGATTTCAAACAGGTCTTGAACAAACCCAACTACAAATTATTTTTCAAGTCTATGGACCAAGACTTTGG gGTGGTGAAGGAAGAGATTTCAGATGAAAGTGCCAAGCTGCCCTGCTTCAACGGAAGAGTGGTGTCAtgg ttGGTATCATCAGACACCCCCACCGTGGAGCTCCCGGCAGCAgcgctcccccccccagctgagatccggccccagccctccccccct cccccccctctgcctcccccaccTGTCGAGAGGACGGGCGGCATCGGAGACTCCAGACCCCCGTCCTTCCA CCCTAACGCGGCGGGCAGCGTGGGCAGCGTGGACACCCTGGACGACCAGACGGAGACCGAGTCTGTGGTCTCCTTCAGGAGGGAGAGACCCCGGCACAGGGACGGCATGGAGCAACACG GGCCGCGTGTGAACGGCCAGAGCCGCCTGGAGCGCCACCTGGCGGGCTACGAGAGCGCCAGCACGGTGATGAGCAGCGAGCTGGACACCACCAGCTTCTGCGACTCGGACGACGACGACACCATGAGCCGCTTCAGCAGCTCCACGGAGCAGAGCACCGCCTCGCGCCTCCTCAAACGCCACCGCCGCCGCAGGAAACAGCGCCCCCCGCGCCTGGAGAGG GCGTCGTCCTTCAGCAGTGTGACTGACTCCACCATGTCCCTGAACATCATCACTGTCACACTCAACATgg agAAGTACAACTTCCTGGGCATCAGCATCGTGGGGCAGAGTAACGAacggggggacgggggcatCTACATCGGCTCCATCATGAAGGGCGGGGCGGTGGCGGCAGATGGCCGCATCGAGCCCGGGGACATGCTGCTGCAG GTGAACGACATCAACTTTGAGAACATGAGCAACGACGACGCGGTGAGAGTGCTGAGGGAGATCGTGCACAAGCCCGG GCCAATCATACTGACCGTGGCGAAGTGCTGGGACCCCTCTCCTCAGGGCTACTTCACCCTCCCACGCA ATGAGCCGATCCGCCCCATTGACCCGGCAGCGTGGGTGAGCCATTCCGTGGCTCTGACGGGGGTGTACCCTCCGTACCCTGGGAGCTCCTCTCTCAGCACCATcacgtcctcctcctccgtcaccGAGACCGAGC GTTTTGACGACTTCAACCTGTCGCTCCACTCTGACATGGCGTCGGTGGCCAAGGCCATGGCCTCCCCAGAGTCTGGCCTGGAGGTCAGAGACCGCATGTGGCTCAAGATCACCATCCCCAACGCCTTCCTGG ggtcAGATGTGGTGGAGTGGCTGTACCACCACATCGAGGGTTTCCAGGACCGCCGCGAGGCCAGGAAGTACGCCAGCAACCTGCTGAAGGCCGGCTTCATCCGCCACACCGTCAACAAGATCACCTTCTCCGAGCAGTGCTACTACATCTTCGGAGACTTCAGCGACTGCGAGAACT acATGGCCAACCTGTCCCTAAACGACAACGACGGCTCCAGCGGGGCCTCGGACCAGGACACTctggcccctctgcccctcccggGGGCCACGCCCTGGCCCCTGATGCACACCTTCCCCTACCAGCCCTACCCCAACCACCCCTACACCAGCCAGCCTCCACCCTACCACGAGCTGACCAGCTACAGCTACGCCCCCGGCAGCACGGGCAGCCAGCACAGCGAGG GGAGTCGGAGCAGCGGGTCAACGCGGAgcgagggtgagaggaggcGAGGCACTAAGGGCCCCGGCAGCTCCGCGGGGGGCGGAGAAAAGTCCCCCTCAGGGGGCGGCGGAGGCGGAGCCGACTCCCGCTCGGGCAGCGGCAGCGAATCGGATTACTCCACCCGCAGCAGCCTGCGACGAGACCACGGCTCGGCAACGCCAAGCGAGCACAGCCACGCCTCCTCGCAGCGCTCGCATCATCACCGCCCGCCGCCCCCCCCGCACATGTCCCCCTACCCTCCAGGCATCCCACTGCCCTACAACcccatgatggtgatgatggtgccgcaacacccacacgcacacactgtcatGGGACCGCCCCATCTCCAcgcccacccacacccccagcaGCTCCACTCGACCCCACCTCACCCGGCGCTacccccgcctccctcctccaccccgggGGGACCCCCTGGAGCCCCCCCTACCCGTGACCTGGCCTCTGTTCCCCCAGAGCTGACTGCGTCACGCCAGTCCTTCCACCTGGCCATGGGCAACCCCAGTGAGTTCTTTGTGGATGTCATGTAA
- the si:ch73-335l21.2 gene encoding RING finger domain-containing protein yields the protein MEEPSASVAHQGDTIPGTTPLSGESTEVECPICYQEYNQFNKCPRMLECLHVFCTECLHRIQLCPLNSPDPHGLPAIPCPLCRHSTPLASGNALSLPCNSRILAQLPPMTFRMPVGMASRLATVTQRVVLSLEASREARFIILPTVSLRVEQMHPEVSHGRAPGLAGELEVIQQHRSTLVCVQLLTLVFWVMFVLTCVIGVVFGHRLFHF from the coding sequence ATGGAAGAGCCCTCAGCCTCAGTGGCCCATCAGGGGGACACGATACCGGGGACGACCCCGCTGAGTGGAGAGTCAACTGAAGTGGAGTGCCCCATCTGCTACCAGGAGTACAACCAGTTCAACAAGTGCCCCAGAATGCTCGAATGCCTCCATGTCTTCTGCACAGAGTGCCTCCACAGGATCCAACTGTGCCCCTTGAACTCCCCGGACCCCCACGGCTTACCCGCCATTCCCTGCCCCCTCTGTCGCCACTCCACGCCCCTCGCGTCCGGTAACGCCCTCTCCTTGCCCTGCAACTCCCGGATCCTAGCCCAGCTGCCGCCCATGACCTTCCGCATGCCCGTGGGGATGGCGTCCCGCCTGGCCACCGTCACCCAGAGGGTGGTGCTCTCCCTGGAGGCCAGCAGGGAAGCTCGCTTCATCATCCTGCCCACGGTGAGCCTCAGGGTGGAGCAGATGCACCCCGAAGTGTCCCACGGCAGGGCCCCAGGCTTGGCGGGCGAGCTGGAGGTCATCCAGCAGCACAGGAGCACCctggtgtgtgtccagctgcTGACCCTGGTCTTCTGGGTGATGTTCGTGCTGACCTGCGTCATAGGGGTGGTGTTCGGCCATCGCCTCTTCCACTTCTGA